One stretch of Scophthalmus maximus strain ysfricsl-2021 chromosome 12, ASM2237912v1, whole genome shotgun sequence DNA includes these proteins:
- the LOC118291690 gene encoding NACHT, LRR and PYD domains-containing protein 12-like isoform X5 — protein sequence MARVPELLLETLEELVDNELRTFQWFLYSDVNDGFPHIPKSKLDGVDRLGTVDVLVRTYGYDDAVTVTVDKLTRMRLKLWAETLQKKYEEVPSNQKGKETNHHAIRDKLKSTLREKYQNIYLGNAVEGETVYLNKIYTELHLIEGAWGGFSEEREVRQQRFNHVTTEETSIKSSNIFKPNSNQEKRIRTVLTQGIPGVGKTVCVQKFTLSWAEGEENQDITFIFPLPFRELNPNIGESDYSMMQLLHQFFPDMKTLETLGKECKVLFIFDGLDETLLPLSFKHNKVLRDETEPASLDVLITNLITGDLLGNALIWITSRPVAASRIPRKHIDQWTEVRGFTDEQREEYFKRSLRDDNLAIRIIKHVKSSRSLYTMCQIPVFCWITVTVMKKMLRDDLTGGMPNTLTEMYAYLLLCQTDRMIEGHYPMESANVALKLAELAYRQLEKGQLIFYEADLKECGMDVKEATIYSGVCTEVFVMDGRRRQEVFSFVHLTIQEFLAAVYAHHSYVQRRDNVVLGYLKRMSTRWLPKSVFKFHKTAIEKALQSKDGRWDLFLRFLMGLSLKSNQELLVKILDMKAEGEEDVARTVEFIKNKIKEDPEAKLNLFHCLSELKEESLVQEIQNFVSSGTLAAKTLSPVQWSALTFELMTSEATEEEFDLKRYIRSEEGVVKLLAVIISYTRALLNCCNLTENCCTDLAIAMSSTSSHLTELDLSENSLKDSGVKLLSVGLGNPHCKLKSLRLHKCKLEGDCCEALAVALCTESTQLRELDLSANDFQKSGVRGLCVGLCSHHCKLETLRLNQCKLIDSCCKDLASVLSTGSSHLKNLDLSDNTLKDSGVAHLAVGLRSPQCGLETLRLSWCGLTQKCCDHIGSALSSDSAHLRELDLAGNNLQGPDIQLLCAGLRSPHCKLETLRYLRHNIFSNHRVTEGNLQKCCADFASVLCSDTSYLKELDLSGNDLEDPEVKLLSAGLASPHCQLETLRLSFCGVTEEGCTFLASALSSNPSHLRQLDLSYNHLQDSGVKLISLYRDNPLCKLEKLRCMHIDV from the exons ATGGCGCGTGTCCCAGAGCTGCTCTTGGAAACTTTAGAGGAACTCGTTGATAATGAGCTGAGGACCTTCCAGTGGTTTCTTTACAGCGATGTTAACGACGGATTCCCTCATATTCCAAAGTCAAAGCTTGATGGGGTGGACAGGCTGGGCACTGTGGATGTTTTGGTTCGGACATATGGCTACGACGATGCCGTTACTGTCACGGTGGATAAACTGACGAGGATGAGACTAAAACTGTGGGCTGAAACATTACAGAAGAAGTATGAGGAAG TTCCAAGCAATCAAAAAGGCAAag AAACCAACCACCATGCAATCCGAGACAAACTGAAATCCACTCTGAGGGAAAAGTACCAAAACATATACTTGGGGAATGCAGTGGAAGGGGAGACTGTCTACCTCAACAAAATCTATACTGAATTGCACCTTATCGAAGGAGCTTGGGGAGGCTTCAGCGAGGAGCGTGAGGTCAGACAGCAGAGGTTCAACCATGTAACAACAGAGGAAACATCAATTAAATCTagcaacatttttaaacccAACTCCAACCAAGAGAAGCGAATCAGAACTGTGCTCACCCAGGGTATCCCAGGAGTGGGCAaaactgtctgtgtgcagaAGTTTACCCTGAGCTGGGCGGAAGGAGAGGAAAATCAGGACATCACCTTCATCTTCCCACTTCCTTTCCGTGAACTGAATCCCAACATAGGGGAAAGCGACTACAGTATGATGCAGCTGCTCCACCAGTTCTTCCCTGACATGAAAACCCTTGAGACACTCGGGAAAGAATGCAAAGTCTTGTTCATCTTTGATGGCCTCGATGAGACCCTCCTGCCTTTGAGCTTCAAGCACAACAAGGTCTTGAGGGACGAGACAGAGCCAGCCTCATTGGATGTCCTGATCACGAACCTCATCACGGGAGATCTGCTCGGTAACGCCCTCATCTGGATCACATCCAGACCTGTCGCAGCAAGCCGTATCCCGCGAAAACATATAGACCAGTGGACAGAAGTCAGGGGCTTTACTGATGAACAGAGGGAGGAGTACTTTAAGAGGAGTTTGCGTGATGACAACCTGGCCATCAGAATTATCAAACATGTGAAGTCATCAAGGAGCCTCTACACCATGTGTCAAATACCAGTTTTCTGCTGGATCACAGTCACTGTGATGAAGAAAATGTTGCGTGACGACTTGACAGGAGGCATGCCCAACACCCTGACCGAGATGTACGCATATCTCCTTTTGTGCCAGACAGACAGGATGATAGAAGGTCACTACCCAATGGAGAGTGCTAATGTTGCTTTGAAGCTGGCAGAGCTGGCTTACCGTCAATTGGAGAAGGGCCAACTGATCTTCTATGAGGCTGACCTGAAAGAATGTGGTATGGATGTGAAAGAGGCGACTATCTACTCAGGAGTTTGCACAGAGGTATTTGTGATGGATGGAAGGAGACGGCAAGAAGTTTTTAGCTTCGTACATTTAACCATTCAGGAGTTTCTTGCAGCTGTGTACGCCCATCACTCCTACGTGCAAAGAAGGGACAATGTTGTTCTTGGATACCTGAAACGGATGTCTACAAGATGGCTCCCCAAGTCAGTGTTCAAATTTCACAAGACAGCCATCGAGAAAGCCTTACAGAGTAAGGACGGCCGCTGGGATCTCTTCCTTCGCTTTCTCATGGGACTGTCGCTGAAGTCAAACCAGGAGCTCCTGGTAAAAATACTGGACATGAAAGccgaaggagaggaggatgttgcAAGAACTGTGGAGTTTATCAAAAATAAGATCAAAGAGGACCCAGAGGCCAAGCTGAACCTGTTCCATTGCCTCAGTGAGCTCAAAGAGGAGTCCTTGGTGCAGGAGATCCAGAACTTTGTGAGTTCTGGGACGCTCGCAGCCAAAACATTGTCTCCAGTTCAGTGGTCTGCGCTCACATTTGAACTGATGACATCAGAGGCGACAGAGGAGGAGTTTGACTTGAAGAGGTACATACGATCAGAAGAAGGAGTCGTGAAGCTGCTGGCTGTCATTATTTCATACACACGTGCTCT ACTAAATTGCTGCAACCTCACTGAAAACTGCTGCACAGATTTGGCCATCGCAATGAGCTCGACCTCCTCTCACCTGACAGAGCTGGACCTGAGTGAAAACAGCCTGAAGGATTCAGGGGTGAAACTGCTTTCTGTTGGATTGGGAAATCCACACTGTAAACTGAAGAGTTTAAG ATTACATAAGTGTAAACTGGAAGGAGACTGCTGTGAAGCACTGGCTGTTGCTCTCTGTACAGAGTCGACCCAACTCAGAGAACTGGACCTGAGTGCTAATGACTTCCAGAAATCAGGAGTAAGGGGTCTCTGTGTAGGACTGTGCAGCCATCACTGCAAGCTGGAAACGCTAAG GTTGAATCAGTGCAAGCTGATCGACAGCTGCTGTAAAGATCTGGCTTCAGTTTTAAGTACAGGCTCATCTCACCTGAAAAATCTTGACCTGAGCGACAACACTCTGAAAGATTCTGGTGTAGCTCACCTTGCTGTTGGACTGAGAAGTCCGCAATGTGGACTGGAAACACTCAG GCTCAGCTGGTGTGGCCTTACACAGAAATGCTGCGATCACATCGGCTCAGCTCTCAGCTCCGACTCTGCTCACCTCAGAGAGCTGGACCTGGCAGGAAACAACCTGCAGGGTCCAGACATACAGCTGCTGTGTGCTGGACTGAGAAGCCCACACTGTAAACTGGAGACATTAAG ATATTTAAGACACAACATATTCTCCAACCACAGGGTAACTGAGGGCAATCTCCAGAAATGCTGTGCTGATTTTGCTTCAGTCCTTTGCTCTGACACCTCTTACCTGAAAGAACTTGATCTGAGTGGAAACGACCTGGAGGACCCAGAGGTGAAGCTGCTCTCTGCAGGGCTGGCGAGTCCACACTGTCAACTGGAGACATTAAG GCTGTCTTTCTGCGGAGTCACTGAGGAGGGATGCACTTTTTTGGCTTCAGCGCTGAGCTCCAACCCATCCCACCTGAGGCAGCTGGACCTCAGCTACAACCACCTGCAGGACTCTGGGGTGAAGCTGATCTCTCTTTACCGGGATAACCCGCTGTGTAAACTGGAAAAACTCAG
- the selenoo2 gene encoding selenoprotein O2, translating into MESPRSGSTALERLPFRNTALRRLPVDDSGEAGSRTVPAACFSRIRTLQPLARPELVALSRSALALLGLGEQEVLSDPRGAQYLSGSGLLPGSEPAAHCYCGHQFGLFAGQLGDGAAMYLGEVESGSRGRWEIQVKGAGVTPYSRDGDGRKVLRSSIREFLCSEAMAALGIPSTRAASIVTSDLCVMRDPLNSGQRIPERCSVVLRLAPTFIRFGSFEIFMGRDEFSGLQGPSAGRNDIRSQLLDYVIETFFPCVQQAHRNRKDRNMAFFREVMTRTAELVAKWQCVGFCHGVLNTDNMSILGLTLDYGPFGFMDRFDPDLICNASDKRGRYSYQAQPSVCRWNLARLAEALGSELDVAEAGAILDDFMTTYEAFYLCMMRRKLGLVRREEAEDSELISDLLRVMHNTGADFTNTFRLLCCVPWPEDGDSEREAVGPVVDLILQQCASIEELKVANKPTMDDRELAMILSMAQTNPVMFSMAAGSPAVAQQLERMGRLKELLETDQGELKEKQCDDWIRWVSRYRRRLTKECDDGTSDLSPIKDQRLSVMYSNNPRVVLRNYIAQNAIQAAERGDFSEINRVLKALEEPYSDTSGLEPLDACGGKEQRMRDLTVCYDRKPPAWAQRICITUSS; encoded by the exons ATGGAGTCTCCTCGGAGCGGGTCCACGGCCCTGGAGCGCCTACCCTTCCGCAACACGGCGCTGAGGAGGCTGCCGGTGGATGACTCGGGCGAGGCCGGGTCCCGGACGGTCCCGGCGGCGTGTTTCTCACGGATTCGGACTCTCCAGCCCCTGGCCCGTCCCGAACTCGTGGCCCTGTCCCGGTCGGCGCTGGCTCTGCTCGGCCTGGGGGAGCAGGAGGTGCTGAGCGACCCTCGGGGCGCGCAGTATCTGAGCGGCTCCGGGCTGCTGCCGGGCTCCGAGCCCGCTGCGCACTGCTACTGCGGCCACCAGTTCGGGCTGTTTGCGGGTCAGCTGGGAGACGGAGCTGCGATGTACCTGGGGGAGGTCGAGTCGGGCAGCCGCGGGCGATGGGAGATTCAGGTTAAAGGTGCAGGAGTCACACCCTACTCCAG AGACGGTGACGGCAGGAAGGTGCTTCGCTCCAGCATCAGAGAGTTCCTGTGCAGTGAGGCCATGGCTGCCCTGGGGATACCCAGCACCCGTGCAGCCTCCatcgtgacctctgacctctgtgtcaTGAGAGATCCGCTCAACAGTGGCCAGCGGATTCCTGAGCGCTGCTCGGTGGTGCTGCGCCTCGCCCCGACCTTCATCAG gTTTGGATCCTTTGAGATCTTTATGGGTCGAGATGAATTCTCAGGCCTGCAGGGTCCCAGTGCAGGGCGGAATGACATTCGCTCTCAGCTCTTGGATTATGTCATTGAGACTTTCTTCCCTTGCGTTCAGCAGGCTCATCGCAACCGAAAAGATAGAAATATGGCTTTTTTCAGAGAG GTGATGACGCGAACTGCCGAGCTAGTGGCCAAGTGGCAGTGTGTTGGTTTTTGCCACGGCGTCCTAAACACAGACAACATGAGCATCTTGGGTCTAACTCTGGATTATGGCCCCTTTGGTTTCATGGACAG ATTTGATCCAGATTTGATCTGCAACGCCTCCGACAAAAGAGGCCGCTACTCGTACCAAGCCCAGCCGTCTGTGTGCCGCTGGAACCTGGCTCGCCTGGCTGAGGCGCTGGGCTCTGAGCTGGATGTCGCTGAGGCAGGGGCTATCCTCGATGACTTTATGACCACATACGAAGCCTTCTACCTGTGTatgatgaggaggaagctgGGCCTTGTGCGccgagaggaggcggaggacagCGAGCTGATATCAGACCTGCTGCGTGTCATGCACAACACTG GTGCAGATTTCACAAACACCTTCCGCCTGCTGTGCTGTGTCCCCTGGCCTGAGGATGGCGACAGTGAGAGGGAAGCCGTGGGGCCAGTGGTGGACCTCATCCTTCAGCAATGTGCCTCCATTGAGGAGCTTAAGGTGGCAAATAAGCCAACTATGGATGACCG TGAATTGGCGATGATTCTGTCCATGGCCCAAACCAATCCGGTTATGTTCAGCATGGCGGCAGGCAGCCCGGCTGTGGCCCAGCAGCTGGAGCGGATGGGCCGGCTAAAGGAGCTGCTCGAGACGGATCAAGGCGAGCTTAAGGAGAAGCAGTGCGATGACTGGATCCGCTGGGTTAGTCGATACAg GAGGCGTTTGACCAAAGAGTGTGATGATGGCACAAGTGACTTGTCTCCCATCAAAGATCAGAGGCTCAGTGTGATGTACAGCAACAACCCCCGTGTCGTCCTACGCAACTACATCGCCCAGAATGCAATTCAGGCTGCAGAAAGGGGAGACTTCTCTGAG ATAAACAGGGTCCTCAAAGCTCTGGAGGAACCATATTCTGACACATCTGGACTGGAGCCTTTGGATGCATGTGGGGGAAAGGAGCAGAGGATGAGGGATTTGACTGTATGTTATGACAGGAAACCTCCTGCCTGGGCACAAAGGATTTGTATCACCTGATCCTCCTAG